A part of Caviibacter abscessus genomic DNA contains:
- the ruvB gene encoding Holliday junction branch migration DNA helicase RuvB, which produces MEFERFTDLNEHMEDNTTNNLRPKTFDDYIGQEKLKKAMQLYIKAAMLRDEPVDHILLYGPPGLGKTSLAYVVANEMNKNIKITSGPVLEKSGDLASILTSLEDGDILFIDEIHRLNTTVEEILYPAMEDGEIDILIGKGHAAKSIRIELPRFTLIGATTNAGKLSKPLRDRFGVTHRMEMYTNEELEKILMRSASIFDISYEQDAISNMAKRSRGTPRLANRLLKRARDYATINCNGVIDQKAVNGILNLLEIDEYGLDSMDRSIIVKIIENYNGGPVGLETLSILLGEDKRTVEEVYEPYLINQGLLKRTHRGRVVTDKAYKHLGIKEKPNV; this is translated from the coding sequence ATGGAATTTGAAAGATTTACAGATTTAAATGAACATATGGAAGATAACACTACAAATAATTTAAGACCTAAAACCTTTGATGATTACATAGGTCAGGAAAAACTAAAAAAAGCTATGCAACTATATATTAAAGCAGCAATGTTAAGAGATGAACCAGTAGATCATATATTACTTTACGGTCCTCCAGGACTTGGGAAAACGTCTCTTGCTTATGTTGTTGCAAATGAAATGAATAAAAATATTAAAATAACATCAGGTCCAGTACTTGAAAAATCAGGAGATTTGGCATCTATATTAACATCGCTTGAAGATGGAGATATACTTTTTATTGATGAAATACATAGACTTAATACTACAGTTGAAGAAATACTTTATCCTGCCATGGAAGATGGAGAAATTGATATTTTAATAGGTAAAGGACATGCTGCAAAAAGTATAAGAATTGAGCTTCCAAGATTTACTTTAATAGGAGCTACAACGAATGCAGGAAAACTTTCAAAACCTCTTCGTGACAGATTTGGAGTAACTCACAGAATGGAAATGTATACAAATGAGGAACTTGAAAAAATATTAATGAGAAGTGCAAGTATTTTTGATATTTCTTATGAACAAGATGCAATTTCTAATATGGCAAAAAGAAGCAGAGGTACACCAAGACTTGCAAACAGACTTTTAAAACGTGCAAGAGATTATGCTACCATTAATTGTAACGGAGTAATAGATCAAAAAGCAGTAAATGGAATACTTAACTTATTGGAAATTGATGAATACGGTCTTGATTCTATGGATAGAAGTATTATTGTTAAAATAATAGAAAATTATAATGGAGGACCTGTTGGACTTGAAACTTTATCAATATTATTAGGAGAAGATAAAAGAACCGTTGAAGAAGTATATGAACCGTATTTAATTAATCAAGGTTTATTAAAAAGAACGCATCGTGGTAGAGTGGTTACTGATAAGGCATACAAACATTTAGGAATAAAGGAGAAACCTAATGTTTAG
- a CDS encoding RsmE family RNA methyltransferase translates to MFSMVIEKENIKNGDIHIYDKKDINHIVNVHRCNINDEIRVVDNEYEYIAKIFSISKKEIILKIINKFENKYSLNINIDAAISLIKNDKMNLIIQKLTELGIRNIIPIKTKRVVVKINDSKEKWNDIVKESMKQCQAVQKTNITPITTLNKIDLKAYDKVIYLYENSNSSKKITDIIDKNDKNILYVIGPEGGFDISEIEYLKSKNTYEISLGPRILRAETAAITVASIISHNYGY, encoded by the coding sequence ATGTTTAGTATGGTTATTGAAAAAGAAAATATAAAAAATGGCGATATACATATTTATGATAAAAAAGATATCAATCATATTGTTAATGTACATAGATGTAATATAAATGATGAAATAAGAGTGGTAGATAATGAATATGAATATATAGCAAAAATATTTTCTATATCAAAAAAAGAAATAATATTAAAAATTATTAATAAATTTGAAAATAAATATAGTTTGAATATAAATATTGATGCAGCAATTTCACTTATAAAAAACGATAAGATGAATTTGATAATTCAAAAACTTACAGAACTTGGTATACGAAACATTATACCTATAAAAACAAAAAGAGTTGTTGTTAAAATAAATGATAGTAAAGAAAAGTGGAATGATATAGTTAAAGAAAGTATGAAACAATGCCAAGCAGTACAAAAAACAAATATTACTCCAATTACTACACTTAATAAAATTGATTTAAAAGCATATGATAAAGTAATTTATTTATATGAAAATTCAAACAGTTCTAAAAAAATTACAGATATAATTGACAAAAATGATAAAAATATTTTATATGTCATAGGGCCTGAGGGTGGATTTGATATTTCAGAAATAGAATATTTAAAAAGTAAAAATACATATGAAATAAGCTTAGGACCTAGAATATTAAGGGCTGAAACAGCAGCAATTACAGTAGCAAGTATAATATCACATAATTATGGATATTAG
- the rsfS gene encoding ribosome silencing factor, translating into MLDIKYQVKKIVEAIENKKGEDIKVYAMEGKTPYYDYSIICTGSSTRNVEAITTEVKDSMEIVKSIEGQSESEWVLIDGGDIIVNIFTKDARSYYKLDELYGEI; encoded by the coding sequence GTGTTAGATATTAAATATCAGGTAAAAAAAATTGTAGAAGCAATTGAAAACAAAAAAGGTGAAGATATTAAAGTATATGCTATGGAAGGAAAAACTCCATATTACGATTACTCTATAATTTGTACTGGTTCATCAACAAGAAATGTTGAAGCAATTACAACAGAGGTAAAAGACAGCATGGAAATAGTTAAGTCTATAGAAGGTCAGTCAGAAAGTGAATGGGTTTTAATAGATGGCGGAGATATAATAGTAAATATTTTTACAAAAGATGCAAGAAGTTACTA